One region of Gossypium raimondii isolate GPD5lz chromosome 6, ASM2569854v1, whole genome shotgun sequence genomic DNA includes:
- the LOC128041676 gene encoding uncharacterized protein LOC128041676, whose product MSNAWNQTRRMKILAVGPVMTPEYSQWRDQRVNDNIPASNPETARSLEEHLQILPSEIEIIKQEFEKRSLELGKKIEQLEEEKLQLGLDEDIQRLEADKLRKGKNKAEEDLDSLKTDYKKLRRSIRTAGLGKTPEQWRQEIQEEKMKANQWEKKFQDTRAREVTLGESLLVCQNEKTELKVRVTELERSLYQYRSRNSTVELKASLDKIEGLKGQVGELEDALQNSELRIELLEKSNEQWQGQFHRSQDQIRERDYIMGEAVAQVREVADHLQTLAVQADLLSLKYESESDRGRELAWLLRKVKALSVRAKPYM is encoded by the coding sequence ATGTCTAATGCCTGGAACCAGACTCGCCGAATGAAAATCCTAGCTGTGGGACCGGTGATGACCCCCGAGTATAGTCAGTGGCGTGATCAAAGGGTCAACGATAATATCCCAGCATCAAATCCAGAAACTGCTCGATCTTTAGAGGAGCACCTACAAATATTGCCCTCAGAGatagaaatcatcaaacaagaATTTGAAAAGAGGAGTTTGGAGTTAGGGAAGAAGATAGAGCAACTAGAGGAAGAAAAACTACAGTTAGGACTGGATGAGGACATTCAAAGACTGGAGGCCGACAAattgagaaaaggaaagaacaagGCAGAAGAAGATTTAGACAGCCTGAAGACGGACTACAAGAAGCTGCGTAGGTCTATAAGAACTGCTGGCTTGGGTAAAACGCCAGAACAATGGCGACAGGAAATTCAGGAGGAAAAAATGAAAGCTAAtcagtgggaaaagaaatttcaggaTACTCGAGCTCGAGAAGTTACTTTGGGAGAGAGTCTACTAGTCTGCCAAAATGAGAAGACGGAGTTAAAGGTCCGAGTAACAGAACTAGAAAGATCGCTTTACCAATACCGTAGTCGTAATTCTACGGTTGAATTAAAGGCAAGCTTAGACAAAATTGAAGGATTAAAAGGACAAGTAGGAGAGCTCGAGGATGCATTGCAAAATAGTGAACTCCGAATAGAGCTTCTGGAAAAAAGTAATGAGCAGTGGCAAGGGCAATTCCATCGATCTCAAGATCAGATCAGAGAAAGAGATTATATTATGGGTGAGGCGGTGGCTCAAGTACGCgaagtagctgatcatttgCAGACCCTAGCAGTTCAGGctgatttattaagtttgaaGTACGAGTCGGAGTCAGACCGGGGCCGTGAATTAGCTTGGCTTCTTAGAAAGGTTAAGGCTTTGAGTGTAAGAGCAAAGCCATATATGTAa